AAGCCCAGTAATTGGTGGTCAGGTTCTTGGTAGCCAAAACCTTGGTAGCATCAGCGAAGGTAGGATCGGTGCTGAGAATAAGGTCATAGCTTACAGCAGTAGAAACTGAATCCCAGGCGAATACGGGGTTAACGGGTACGTTTGAAGCACCGTTGGTGGGCATCAGGTTAAAGTTGTAGGTCAGTTTTTCGGGCTGGGTGGAGACTGAAGCAGTACCCACGAAGCTCATGACCGGATCAACAGCCCAGACGCTTATCTGATAAACGGTGTCTTCGTCAAGACCAGTTACTTTAAGGGTAGTAGCGGTAGTTTCAGTACCAGTAGTGGTACCGTAAGCAACCTTAACAGCAGTAGCAGCATCGGTAACTATTATATAGTAACCAACGGTTACATTGCTGTTATCAACATTCAGAGCGTCCCAAGTGATAGTGAAACCTTCAGTAGTAACCTTAGTGGTCTGAACGTTGGCTACGGGTACAGCCATCTTGTCGGTGTAAACATACAGTTCGTCATCAAAGATACCGTAAAGCATGTTAGCACCGGGGGCGGCAATACCAATCAGTTTGTATGCATCACTGGCAGTAGTAGGAGCAGGAATAATACCAGCTTTGTAGGAAGTACCAACATTGGTGATACGGATCAGGTTGTCCCAATCACCATCCAGTACATACAGGACATTTCCGCCGGAAGCAATACCGGAGAAGATGCCTACACCCTCATCAACATCAGCATAGCTGCCGCTGTCAAAGGTATTGCCAGTGGTAACAACGTTATCAATCTGGATCCAGGCAGGAGCGGTAGCAGCGAAGTCATATTTGTAAGCGCCGCCATTGCTGCTGGTCAGATAGACAACATCATTGCTGCCGTTCTGGAAGGTTACAAGAGAAGTACCAGAAATTGCAACAGCGGTAGGAGTGCTCCAGGTAACGCCACCATCGGTGGATCTTGAAATGCTGCCATTTGAACCGCCAACTACCAGGGTAGAACCGTCAGTTGAAACGGCAAATGAGGTAACAGTGCCAACAGCACAGGCGCGGCCAAACCAGAAAACACCATTGGTGCTGGTCTGGTAAACCTTGCCTGAACCACCAACCAGAACAGTGTTGGCATTGGAAACGAACCAGGAATTGATAGTAACACCACCGTCAACAGTGGTAATGCTGCTTACCTGAGCGGTAAAGGTCTGGCCGTTATCCAGTGAACGCCAGATAGTAGTACCGCCGAGGTCAGCTACAAATACAGCGTCACCAGCGGGTGAAACGGCAACATCAATGTAGCCGCTCTCAGAAACCATGGAGGTTGAGAAAACGCGCTCGTAAACGCCATTGGTCAAACGCCAGACGCTGCCTTCAACATAGTCATAGGTGACTATGAAGAGGTTGCCGGCAATGTTGTCAATTTCGGTAATAGCCTGGCTCATCATGGAAATCTGATTCCAGGTTTTGCCGAAGTCAGCAGTGTAGGAAACACCACAATCCCAACCACCGGTACCAGCAAGAGCTTTACCGGAAGTGGCAAAGTCAGCCAAAGCCAAAACGGTTACTTCCGCATTATACCAGCCATCATTACCAGTGGGAGCTTTGCTGGTCTTGGCGAAGGTAAGGCCGTCAGCAGAATACCAGGTGCTGGGGACATCAGTGGCAGTGCTAAGGTAACCGCCGATAATCAGTTTGGCAGTGCCAACACCACCGGCGCCGTCAATGTCAGATACTTCGGTTTCAGAGCCAAGACCGCTGACGTTAAGGTCAATGGTCTTGTCAGCGCCGCCGTACCACAGGTAGACGTCACCCTGTCCACTGAAGGTGGCAAGGGCAAGCCAAGCCTGGAACTTGCCGGAGGTCAGGCTGGAGCTGAAGTCAGCGGGCAGCCAGAGTTCGGCATGATAAGGCGTAGCAATGATGGTAACATTGTCCTGCATAACCTCTGCATCTTTGCAGAGAGCAGTCTGGTTCCACTGATTGCCGAAATATTTGGCGGTAATGACAGTTTTGCTAGAATTATTGGTGGCAACTGCAAGAACGCCCTGTTTGGTAGCAAAATCAGTGGGGTCTACCACTACATCCCAAACGCTGCAAGCGGTCCAAGCAGAAGCGCGCTGAGAATCAATGTCGAGGTCAGACCAGGGCATACCGAAAGCGGTTTCCTGGCACATATATACGCCGTTGCCACTATCAGTGCCGCCAAAAACGGCAGTGCCGACAAAGACGTATTTGTTAGCGCCGGCATAACCGATGTCAAGGGTGACAATCAGGTTAGTGCCAGAAATGGGAGGGGTAGCCCAAGCATTGGCGGTAGCCCAAGTAAATACGTTGGACAGATAATTCCAGGTAGCACCGCCATCTTTGGAGGTGAAGATATCCCTACCATCGGTGAAATAGAGTTCATTGACATTCACGGAGGAAGCAACGAAATCATAGATAATTCCACCAGTTACAGTCGGGATAGTCAGTTTTTTCCAAGTGCGGCCAGCATCAGTAGATTTGAAGATAGCGGCTGCACCGTCATATTCGGCAGTGGCATAGACAGCAGATTTATCTGCGTTCCATTCCAAAATGCCGATGTTGTCAAACCGGTCACCGGGAGCACTTACTACATAGCCGCCGGTTGAGCCGGAGCCGGGCAG
This sequence is a window from Dehalococcoides mccartyi 195. Protein-coding genes within it:
- a CDS encoding fibronectin type III domain-containing protein, giving the protein MFKTKISKVLGVVLTAAMVLSMFTVATPVAAANQAWSKISLPGSGSTGGYVVSAPGDRFDNIGILEWNADKSAVYATAEYDGAAAIFKSTDAGRTWKKLTIPTVTGGIIYDFVASSVNVNELYFTDGRDIFTSKDGGATWNYLSNVFTWATANAWATPPISGTNLIVTLDIGYAGANKYVFVGTAVFGGTDSGNGVYMCQETAFGMPWSDLDIDSQRASAWTACSVWDVVVDPTDFATKQGVLAVATNNSSKTVITAKYFGNQWNQTALCKDAEVMQDNVTIIATPYHAELWLPADFSSSLTSGKFQAWLALATFSGQGDVYLWYGGADKTIDLNVSGLGSETEVSDIDGAGGVGTAKLIIGGYLSTATDVPSTWYSADGLTFAKTSKAPTGNDGWYNAEVTVLALADFATSGKALAGTGGWDCGVSYTADFGKTWNQISMMSQAITEIDNIAGNLFIVTYDYVEGSVWRLTNGVYERVFSTSMVSESGYIDVAVSPAGDAVFVADLGGTTIWRSLDNGQTFTAQVSSITTVDGGVTINSWFVSNANTVLVGGSGKVYQTSTNGVFWFGRACAVGTVTSFAVSTDGSTLVVGGSNGSISRSTDGGVTWSTPTAVAISGTSLVTFQNGSNDVVYLTSSNGGAYKYDFAATAPAWIQIDNVVTTGNTFDSGSYADVDEGVGIFSGIASGGNVLYVLDGDWDNLIRITNVGTSYKAGIIPAPTTASDAYKLIGIAAPGANMLYGIFDDELYVYTDKMAVPVANVQTTKVTTEGFTITWDALNVDNSNVTVGYYIIVTDAATAVKVAYGTTTGTETTATTLKVTGLDEDTVYQISVWAVDPVMSFVGTASVSTQPEKLTYNFNLMPTNGASNVPVNPVFAWDSVSTAVSYDLILSTDPTFADATKVLATKNLTTNYWAYDGTLDNSASYYWRVRVNTANSTSEWFPAVFTTVKADAAAVEVNNPPDITLEVPQAEIPAYIWLIVAVGAVLTIAVIVLIVRTRRVV